The following are encoded in a window of Panicum virgatum strain AP13 chromosome 5N, P.virgatum_v5, whole genome shotgun sequence genomic DNA:
- the LOC120674319 gene encoding polyadenylate-binding protein-interacting protein 9-like, protein MAAVADGSASAAAAAAKEVEYQAGVQKLVDLLSKLNPAAKEFVPSSAAAASPPKKALSADAPVFDYHSIGAGNGGAKDSATDASFYIGSPQRRRWNGYINQGRRRANDRARRTEREDSIRRTVYVSELDHTVTEERLADIFATCGQVVDCRICGDPHSVLRFAFIEFSDEEGARTALNLGGTIFGFYPVRVLPSKTAILPVNPKFLPRTEDEKEMVMRTVYCTNIDKMVTQLYVKNFFEGLCGEVSRLRLLGDNVHSTRIAFVEFVHAEGAIMALNCSGMILGTLPVRVSPSKTPVKPRVNRVGSN, encoded by the exons atggcggcggtggcggacggATCGgcttctgcggcggcggcggcggccaaggaggTGGAGTACCAGGCGGGCGTGCAGAAGCTGGTGGACCTGCTGTCCAAGCTCAATCCGGCCGCCAAGGAGTTCGTCccctcctcggccgccgcggcgtcgccgcCCAAGAAGGCGCTGTCGGCGGACGCGCCGGTGTTCGACTACCACTCGATCGGAGCCGGGAATGGGGGCGCCAAGGACTCCGCCACCGACGCTTCTTTTTACATTGGGAGCCCACAGCGCAGG AGATGGAATGGATACATCAaccaaggaaggaggagagcaAATGATCGGGCGAGGCGTACAGAAAGAGAGGACAGCATTAGGCGAACTGTTTATGTCTCTGAACTTGACCATACG GTGACGGAGGAGAGACTTGCTGATATCTTTGCTACCTGCGGGCAA GTTGTTGATTGCAGAATTTGTGGTGATCCCCACTCAGTTCTTAGGTTTGCATTTATTGAGTTCTCTGATGAGG AGGGTGCAAGAACTGCACTTAACCTTGGAGGGACAATTTTTGGTTTCTACCCTGTTAGAGTCTTGCCTTCAAAGACAGCTATCTTACCTGTTAATCCAAAGTTTCTTCCCAGA ACGGAAGATGAGAAGGAAATGGTTATGCGAACTGTCTATTGTACAAACATAGATAAAATG GTTACTCAATTATATGTAAAGAATTTCTTTGAAGGACTTTGTGGTGAG GTCTCTAGGTTGAGACTTCTAGGGGATAATGTACATTCCACAAGGATTGCTTTTGTTGAGTTTGTTCAC GCTGAGGGTGCCATCATGGCTCTGAATTGCAGTGGGATGATTTTGGGAACTCTGCCTGTCAG GGTGAGCCCTTCGAAGACTCCAGTGAAGCCACGTGTAAATCGAGTGGGATCTAACTGA
- the LOC120675659 gene encoding uncharacterized protein LOC120675659 isoform X1, protein MSGTTNDRCPLCLEMMDLTDKQLKPCKCGYEICLWCWHRIMNMDQKDESGGRCPGCRSVYNKDRILGTSARNQILKELCADKANYQKEQTKSHKQTSAKSQLIQSEPKDPNNVRVIQRKLVYIVGMPNEFASEKLLRQKNFLGQYGKIENIIIDNIGANQQIPDSGRVYVTFAREEEAVRCIQAVNGYILDGKPLKATFGVTRYCHIWLSNRVCYKTNCSYVHYKASAEDTCTKDDVSVVCARLQHLMGMDTKGPHHCSGRTLPPPGDCSSRTTTCSGISKDICINADGLPPNGANKNASLLPATTPRDSSLSSGSPSIANAVLHRRDDHESVSSNQQNLSDPKSRKYIPPGGRNSSSTTSVQHMQHSWRPIEGTSLESLSNMSLVPQGSKVHLNQQLDSNSDKSEASSQLGNDASNSKQTTSAENGTSDTLQQKPQYSNVVSQGQVVSSRHFTILGRPKATGEIGNGTSSSTKLPLVKDEHSDCITISRSHLVSQSLEQPSQQASATVKSHAGAEKKNGCPDSIEKLVPGNHKQLSESLASHRSTVVQSMSIRPVPSNLSTSDAKSQATAGHNGLSDLKRKLASQNQLKLVNQQGAPVSNTAIARASICRSTINNHVNFTDGTQQDSAQGGHESFNNSEMVRSGDTAAPDRKERKRQACPPGFEKPHHSSDSGKSVYVSSPACSGLCPASDALVKDSCGITDQQDLPSWATDCLKDDGDVTKNLNVSTSSRLGSTDINQRHGQFQGTFFSGWLNNLRLSPYPPHHKLEYWDGTTGRYMSTGGYDAFCQGTKSGMGGGMAGTLLQQPTMSSPRDSCTNGNADSGMNGPKIDISYPMYSLF, encoded by the exons ATGAGCGGCACCACTAACGACAGATGTCCGCTTTGCTTGGAGATGATGGATTTGACAGATAAACAACTGAAGCCTTGTAAATGTGGATATGAG ATATGTCTGTGGTGTTGGCATCGAATAATGAATATGGACCAGAAGGATGAATCTGGTGGGAGGTGTCCTGGATGCCGTTCTGTCTATAACAAGGATAGGATCCTGGGGACAAGCGCCAGGAACCAAAT TTTAAAGGAACTTTGTGCTGATAAGGCAAACTATCAAAAAGAACAAACCAAGTCTCATAAGCAAACATCTGCAAAAAGTCAGTTGATACAGTCAGAACCAAAAGATCCAAATAATGTCCGTGTGATTCAACGGAAGCTTGTTTATATTGTTGGTATGCCAAATGAGTTCGCCAGCGAGAAG TTGCTGAGACAGAAGAATTTCCTTGGACAGTATGGGAAAATAGAAAACATTATCATTGATAACATTGGAGCTAACCAACAGATTCCTGACTCTGGCCGTGT ATATGTTACGTTTGCAAGAGAAGAGGAGGCTGTCCGATGCATACAGGCGGTTAATGGCTACATCTTGGATGGAAAACCTTTAAA AGCAACTTTTGGTGTCACAAGATATTGCCATATATGGCTAAGCAATAgg GTTTGCTATAAGACAAACTGCTCTTATGTACACTATAAAGCCTCAGCGGAAGATACTTGTACCAAAGATGATGTTTCTGTGGTGTGTGCAag GCTGCAACATTTGATGGGAATGGATACCAAAGGTCCCCATCATTGCTCAGGACGAACATTACCCCCTCCAGGTGACTGCAGTTCAAGAACTACAACTTGTAGTGGAATCTCCAAAGAT ATTTGCATCAATGCTGACGGATTACCACCCAATGGTGCTAACAAGAATGCTAGTTTACTACCAGCCACCACTCCACG GGACTCAAGCCTTTCTTCTGGCAGCCCATCTATTGCAAATGCAGTTCTTCATCGAAGAGATGACCATGAGAGCGTAAGCAGTAATCAGCAAAATTTGTCTGACCCCAAATCTAGAAAATATATACCACCTGGAGGGCGTAACAGTTCAAGTACGACATCAGTACAGCATATGCAGCATTCATGGAGACCTATTGAGGGCACTTCATTGGAGAGCTTGTCGAATATGAGTTTAGTTCCACAAGGGTCAAAGGTGCACCTTAATCAGCAGTTGGACTCCAATAGTGATAAATCTGAAGCATCTTCACAGTTAGGAAATGATGCTTCAAATTCCAAGCAAACGACCTCAGCAGAAAATGGAACATctgacactttgcagcaaaaacCACAGTATTCTAATGTAGTTTCACAAGGACAAGTTGTATCAAGTCGGCATTTTACTATACTTGGCAGGCCTAAAGCAACAGGAGAAATTGGTAATGGCACTTCAAGTTCTACAAAACTTCCTTTGGTAAAAGATGAGCATAGCGATTGCATTACAATTTCTAGAAGTCATTTAGTTTCCCAGAGCCTAGAGCAACCTTCACAGCAGGCTTCAGCTACTGTTAAATCTCATGCTGGagcagagaaaaagaatggatgCCCAGATAGCATTGAAAAGCTTGTCCCAGGAAATCATAAGCAGCTTTCAGAGAGCTTGGCATCACACAGATCAACTGTAGTGCAGAGTATGAGTATCAGACCTGTGCCCAGCAATCTTTCTACATCTGATGCCAAATCTCAAGCTACAGCTGGGCACAATGGTCTTTCAGATTTGAAGCGCAAGTTGGCATCACAAAATCAATTGAAGCTGGTAAATCAACAAGGTGCACCTGTTTCTAATACTGCTATAGCAAGAGCAAGTATCTGCCGTAGCACTATTAATAATCATGTAAATTTTACTGATGGTACACAACAAGATTCAGCACAAGGAGGGCATGAAAGCTTCAACAACAGTGAAATGGTTCGATCAGGTGATACAGCTGCACCAGataggaaagaaagaaagagacagGCTTGTCCTCCTGGATTTGAGAAGCCTCATCACTCTTCTGATTCAGGCAAATCTGTATATGTGAGCTCCCCTGCTTGCTCTGGACTATGCCCCGCATCTGATGCCCTGGTAAAGGATTCTTGTGGTATTACAGATCAACAAGACCTCCCTAGCTGGGCTACAGATTGCCTGAAAGATGATGGAGATGTCACAAAAAATCTAAACGTGAGCACCTCTTCACGACTCGGTTCAACTGATATAAACCAGAGGCACGGACAGTTTCAAGGTACCTTCTTCTCTGGTTGGTTGAATAACCTTCGCTTGTCACCTTATCCTCCACATCATAAGCTTGAGTATTGGGATGGAACCACCGGTAGGTACATGTCCACTGGGGGATATGATGCATTTTGCCAGGGGACAAAATCAGGCATGGGAGGTGGTATGGCGGGCACATTGCTCCAACAGCCAACAATGTCAAGCCCTCGTGATAGCTGCACTAATGGAAACGCAGATTCTGGAATGAATGGCCCGAAGATCGACATCTCTTACCCCATGTACTCCCTGTTCTAG
- the LOC120675659 gene encoding uncharacterized protein LOC120675659 isoform X2, producing the protein MSGTTNDRCPLCLEMMDLTDKQLKPCKCGYEICLWCWHRIMNMDQKDESGGRCPGCRSVYNKDRILGTSARNQILKELCADKANYQKEQTKSHKQTSAKSQLIQSEPKDPNNVRVIQRKLVYIVGMPNEFASEKLLRQKNFLGQYGKIENIIIDNIGANQQIPDSGRVYVTFAREEEAVRCIQAVNGYILDGKPLKLQHLMGMDTKGPHHCSGRTLPPPGDCSSRTTTCSGISKDICINADGLPPNGANKNASLLPATTPRDSSLSSGSPSIANAVLHRRDDHESVSSNQQNLSDPKSRKYIPPGGRNSSSTTSVQHMQHSWRPIEGTSLESLSNMSLVPQGSKVHLNQQLDSNSDKSEASSQLGNDASNSKQTTSAENGTSDTLQQKPQYSNVVSQGQVVSSRHFTILGRPKATGEIGNGTSSSTKLPLVKDEHSDCITISRSHLVSQSLEQPSQQASATVKSHAGAEKKNGCPDSIEKLVPGNHKQLSESLASHRSTVVQSMSIRPVPSNLSTSDAKSQATAGHNGLSDLKRKLASQNQLKLVNQQGAPVSNTAIARASICRSTINNHVNFTDGTQQDSAQGGHESFNNSEMVRSGDTAAPDRKERKRQACPPGFEKPHHSSDSGKSVYVSSPACSGLCPASDALVKDSCGITDQQDLPSWATDCLKDDGDVTKNLNVSTSSRLGSTDINQRHGQFQGTFFSGWLNNLRLSPYPPHHKLEYWDGTTGRYMSTGGYDAFCQGTKSGMGGGMAGTLLQQPTMSSPRDSCTNGNADSGMNGPKIDISYPMYSLF; encoded by the exons ATGAGCGGCACCACTAACGACAGATGTCCGCTTTGCTTGGAGATGATGGATTTGACAGATAAACAACTGAAGCCTTGTAAATGTGGATATGAG ATATGTCTGTGGTGTTGGCATCGAATAATGAATATGGACCAGAAGGATGAATCTGGTGGGAGGTGTCCTGGATGCCGTTCTGTCTATAACAAGGATAGGATCCTGGGGACAAGCGCCAGGAACCAAAT TTTAAAGGAACTTTGTGCTGATAAGGCAAACTATCAAAAAGAACAAACCAAGTCTCATAAGCAAACATCTGCAAAAAGTCAGTTGATACAGTCAGAACCAAAAGATCCAAATAATGTCCGTGTGATTCAACGGAAGCTTGTTTATATTGTTGGTATGCCAAATGAGTTCGCCAGCGAGAAG TTGCTGAGACAGAAGAATTTCCTTGGACAGTATGGGAAAATAGAAAACATTATCATTGATAACATTGGAGCTAACCAACAGATTCCTGACTCTGGCCGTGT ATATGTTACGTTTGCAAGAGAAGAGGAGGCTGTCCGATGCATACAGGCGGTTAATGGCTACATCTTGGATGGAAAACCTTTAAA GCTGCAACATTTGATGGGAATGGATACCAAAGGTCCCCATCATTGCTCAGGACGAACATTACCCCCTCCAGGTGACTGCAGTTCAAGAACTACAACTTGTAGTGGAATCTCCAAAGAT ATTTGCATCAATGCTGACGGATTACCACCCAATGGTGCTAACAAGAATGCTAGTTTACTACCAGCCACCACTCCACG GGACTCAAGCCTTTCTTCTGGCAGCCCATCTATTGCAAATGCAGTTCTTCATCGAAGAGATGACCATGAGAGCGTAAGCAGTAATCAGCAAAATTTGTCTGACCCCAAATCTAGAAAATATATACCACCTGGAGGGCGTAACAGTTCAAGTACGACATCAGTACAGCATATGCAGCATTCATGGAGACCTATTGAGGGCACTTCATTGGAGAGCTTGTCGAATATGAGTTTAGTTCCACAAGGGTCAAAGGTGCACCTTAATCAGCAGTTGGACTCCAATAGTGATAAATCTGAAGCATCTTCACAGTTAGGAAATGATGCTTCAAATTCCAAGCAAACGACCTCAGCAGAAAATGGAACATctgacactttgcagcaaaaacCACAGTATTCTAATGTAGTTTCACAAGGACAAGTTGTATCAAGTCGGCATTTTACTATACTTGGCAGGCCTAAAGCAACAGGAGAAATTGGTAATGGCACTTCAAGTTCTACAAAACTTCCTTTGGTAAAAGATGAGCATAGCGATTGCATTACAATTTCTAGAAGTCATTTAGTTTCCCAGAGCCTAGAGCAACCTTCACAGCAGGCTTCAGCTACTGTTAAATCTCATGCTGGagcagagaaaaagaatggatgCCCAGATAGCATTGAAAAGCTTGTCCCAGGAAATCATAAGCAGCTTTCAGAGAGCTTGGCATCACACAGATCAACTGTAGTGCAGAGTATGAGTATCAGACCTGTGCCCAGCAATCTTTCTACATCTGATGCCAAATCTCAAGCTACAGCTGGGCACAATGGTCTTTCAGATTTGAAGCGCAAGTTGGCATCACAAAATCAATTGAAGCTGGTAAATCAACAAGGTGCACCTGTTTCTAATACTGCTATAGCAAGAGCAAGTATCTGCCGTAGCACTATTAATAATCATGTAAATTTTACTGATGGTACACAACAAGATTCAGCACAAGGAGGGCATGAAAGCTTCAACAACAGTGAAATGGTTCGATCAGGTGATACAGCTGCACCAGataggaaagaaagaaagagacagGCTTGTCCTCCTGGATTTGAGAAGCCTCATCACTCTTCTGATTCAGGCAAATCTGTATATGTGAGCTCCCCTGCTTGCTCTGGACTATGCCCCGCATCTGATGCCCTGGTAAAGGATTCTTGTGGTATTACAGATCAACAAGACCTCCCTAGCTGGGCTACAGATTGCCTGAAAGATGATGGAGATGTCACAAAAAATCTAAACGTGAGCACCTCTTCACGACTCGGTTCAACTGATATAAACCAGAGGCACGGACAGTTTCAAGGTACCTTCTTCTCTGGTTGGTTGAATAACCTTCGCTTGTCACCTTATCCTCCACATCATAAGCTTGAGTATTGGGATGGAACCACCGGTAGGTACATGTCCACTGGGGGATATGATGCATTTTGCCAGGGGACAAAATCAGGCATGGGAGGTGGTATGGCGGGCACATTGCTCCAACAGCCAACAATGTCAAGCCCTCGTGATAGCTGCACTAATGGAAACGCAGATTCTGGAATGAATGGCCCGAAGATCGACATCTCTTACCCCATGTACTCCCTGTTCTAG
- the LOC120672920 gene encoding uncharacterized protein LOC120672920, with amino-acid sequence MGSNTEIDKENIIPSYEHLPEDVRLLLEERKKKRDEEDLQAALASIKVGRCGKVTKIKEIDFTSTSSDASTEVDQNPFPVHVLELKNPKVLVRPSQAESTKGKNVVIGDERPEKKLTQEIPQGAKTLGGQDKRKADNKSTGLTGHSGGLTGSTGLTGHGTGLTGAPSKSGNSSKIKTRPSFKELLLQPASGERR; translated from the exons atgggctccaaCACAGAAATCGACAAGGAGAACATCATCCCTTCATATGAGCATCTTCCGGAGGACGTTCgtttgctgctggaggagcgcaagaagaagcgtgatgaagaagatctacaagcgGCGCTTGCGAGCATCAAGGTCGGTCGATGCGGCAAAGTCACCAAGATCAAAGAGATCGACTTCACTTCTACCTCCTCggatgcatctactgag gttgatcagaatcctttcccAGTGCATGTGTTGGAATTGAAAAATCCTAAAGTGCTAGTTCGGCcgagtcaagccgaatcaaccaaggggaagaatgtagttattggtgatgaaagacctgAAAAGAAGCTGACACAGGAGATCCCTCAAGGTGCAAaaacactcggggggcaagacaagaggaaggccgacaacaagtcgaccggtctgaccggccacagcggcggtctgaccggttcgaccggtctgaccggtcatgggaccggtctgaccggtgcgcccagTAAATCTGGGAACTCTTCCAAAATTAAgacaaggccgagttttaaagaactcttg CTACAGCCTGCTAGTGGAGAACGGAGATGA